The following is a genomic window from Fusarium verticillioides 7600 chromosome 5, whole genome shotgun sequence.
CCCGCAACTGCTCCAAGTCCTCCTACGGTAACAACTATGGTGGTGGCTTCGGTGGTGGCGCTGGCAAGACCTGCTACTCTTGCGGCGGCTACGGCCATATGTCTCGTAAGTTGTACTTCTATGCGGGAGCGTTTGATCTTGGCTTACCAAATCACAGGCGAATGTGTCAACGGCATGAAGTGCTACAACTGTGGCGAGTCTGGCCACTACTCCCGCGACTGCCCCAAGGAGTCCGCtggtggtgagaagatctGCTACAAGTGCCAGCAGCCTGGACACGTCCAGTCTCAGTGCCCCAGCAACTAAAATGGTGGCTCGTGACTCAGCAATGCGACTGAGGCGAGGTGGACGTGGAGACTCGTTGATACCCACGGACAATTTATTTCCTAGTTCTTTTTATGGCATTTCGGCAAAagttcaacttcttcgcaCGACTTCTTATGATTATCACGGCAGAATGGAGGCTCACAAAACAAACCGTGCGCGATTCTCGACGAGTGGCTAGCGGCGACCAGCTTTGATTGGAACATATCGGCATTGGATTTCGTCACACAACGAACGAACGACTACGACCATGAAATCGACTCGACTCTGAGACAGACGGATGGTGACGGGTGGGGGTGACGAGATCAAACTGAAAATATCTGGTGTCTTGCATGCAATGTTCTACAACACCTCTGGTGCTCTGCTTACTCGCTGCAAGTGGAGAACCCAAGCTGAGGAGAGCTGGGGGTGCTCCTTTGGTAGTCAAGTCGAGATGAAATGCGTTGTCCCAACGTTGTGGAAACTCTAACCTGGTGTGACTGTTTGTGTGTTTCGATATTGCCGACCTATGCTTTGCGTTACTAGCAGAAGCCGGTGTGTAGAATGAAGGTGAACAAGGCTCAAAGGGTGGTCGTTCCTCTTGGACGCACCAGCACAGTCGGCCTGTTGTTATTAAGACAGACTCCGATCAGTAGCATGCTATTCGGACAATAGCATGTTCAGTCAGCTTGGTATGACGAAATAGCCAGCGAGCTGCTGGCCACGCATACAGGAACCCTTCAGGAGTAGCTGTGTGACGAAGATTCAGATCTAGAACGGTTCCCGACTCGGAGTGCACACGGATTCCTGACGTGGCCCGTTGGGGCTCATATCAAGCCCACGGACCAAGATAAGGATCCAGCATGAAAGACCTTTTACAACAATCTCGGCTGAATTTTTGAATAACCAGCCGATATAGGTGAAACTCAACAAGCACTTTAGCGGCCTAAAACACAGATATCCAATGAACTAGGCTGTTGGTATAGCTTGTTAATTTCAAAATCAGGGGGTCTGATAATAAAGGCCGACTGCAGACAGCGGGATAAATAGAATCAAGCTGACTGTCATGTCATTTaaatcaaggtcaaagagtCGGAAGCTTTACCAGCCTGACTCTGGATTCTATATAAAGCTGTTTATATGGATAGCGCCATGGTAGCAAGAACATTACTCGGGCTTTGCTGCGTAATACACATGAATCAATTATATAGAAGACGGACACTTTCTATACAACCTCTGAAAGGGCCCTTCATTTCCAATCGGAGCCAGTCGAGTGCGCCACTGAAAGTGTTGTTTGGGTTGGTaacacaagcacaagcatgATCTgtgttgagttgagttgtCTCCTTGAGTCCTTGACATTTACACCGTGGCTAGATCTATCAAGACTCATCACCCTTGTCTTGACATAGCTGACATTAGACCGACGATATATAAATGCAATTTGAATCCAAGTTTGGCCTTTTTGGTGTACTTGATAAGCCATTGGATACTCTAGTATTCGATTCTTTGCTCTCTAACGACACCGCAACCGACTCTCTTCATAATTTTCGATTATTAATTGAGAAGTAACCGCTATTCTGCACGTCCCTTTCCTTCAGCCAGCTTTCTTGGATGAGCAATGTATGTAAGATCACTTTCTGACATCTTTGGCTGGACGATACTAATTTCAGGCTTTTCAAAGAACGGAGAGGAATATTCAGGGGGTAGGATCGCCAGACTGAGATCGAAGTTTTGGTTGTTTTGCGAGGGCGGCATGGTC
Proteins encoded in this region:
- a CDS encoding cellular nucleic acid-binding protein encodes the protein MSRDCTEPMKDNKSCYKCGQPGHISRDCPMSGGSGQATECYKCGEIGHIARNCSKSSYGNNYGGGFGGGAGKTCYSCGGYGHMSRECVNGMKCYNCGESGHYSRDCPKESAGGEKICYKCQQPGHVQSQCPSN